One Setaria italica strain Yugu1 chromosome II, Setaria_italica_v2.0, whole genome shotgun sequence DNA segment encodes these proteins:
- the LOC101786916 gene encoding ABSCISIC ACID-INSENSITIVE 5-like protein 5, with the protein MAAMDLEDDEDIWGKTASSPSASPTPLTTAVVAPCGAFISTQLSLNSRLQLLSTTAAAGGSSPPHSVGAGIFAADGLRHHVGLGDGGGGGFRNAPASPAPFFSAYGLDAGGGVAPIDAGAARSALEDEMCVGPGTAWAGAGVGGSDRRKKRMIKNRESAARSRARKQAYVRELEREVQLLQQENESLRVKYEQLRVSVEVPVPVKKTLQRMPSAPF; encoded by the exons ATGGCGGCCATGGActtggaggacgacgaggacatTTGGGGGAAAACCGCCAGCAGCCCGAGCGCGTCCCCGACGCCCCTCACCACGGCCGTGGTCGCCCCCTGCGGCGCCTTCATCTCCACGCAGCTCAGCCTCAACTCCCGCCTCCAGCTCCTCTCCACAaccgcggccgcgggcggctcctcccctccccactcCGTCGGCGCCGGCATCTTCGCCGCGGACGGCCTCCGCCACCACGTGggcctcggcgacggcggcggcggcggcttccgcaATGCGCCCGCGTCCCCGGCCCCCTTCTTCTCCGCCTACGgcctcgacgccggcggcggcgtcgcgcccatcgacgccggcgccgcccgcagCGCGCTCGAGGACGAGATGTGCGTCGGCCCCGGCACGGCCTgggccggcgccggggtcggCGGCTCCGACCGCCGCAAGAAGCGCATGATCAAGAACCGCGAGTCCGCGGCGCGCTCCCGCGCGCGCAAGCAGGCGTACGTCCGCGAGCTGGAGAGGGAGGTGCAGCTCCTGCAGCAGGAGAACGAGAGCCTCCGCGTCAAGTACGAGCAG CTGAGGGTGTCCGTGgaggtgccggtgccggtgaaGAAGACCCTGCAGAGGATGCCGTCCGCGCCATtttga
- the LOC101786259 gene encoding histone-binding protein MSI1 — translation MDGGSSSPASPPPTAGPSAAEMEEYQNWKKNAAVLYDLVISHPLEWPSLTVQWLPSESSTRSHRLVVGTHTSDEAPNNLMVLDAVLPLPPRLAAAVAASGGALPAPSVSVSRVAPHRGEVNRARYMPQRPFTVATKTCMDEVHVYHLGDGDGSGKSGADAVLRGHDAEGYGLAWSPMKEGWLLSGSYDKKICLWDLASGNGAPVLDAQQVFEAHEDLVEDVAWHLKDENIFGSVGDDCKLMMWDLRTNKPEQYIAAHEKEVNSLSFNPFNEWILATASGDATVKLFDMRKLSRSLHTFDSHEGEVFQVEWNPNLATVLASSAADKRVMIWDVNRIGDEQSEEDADDGPPELLFVHGGHTAKISELSWNPSEKWVVASVAEDNVLQIWEMAESIYCDDYSLQDN, via the exons GTGCTCTACGACCTCGTCATCTCCCACCCGCTCGAGTGGCCGTCGCTCACCGTGCAGTGGCTCCCCTCCGAGTCATCGACCCGCAGCCACCGGCTCGTCGTGGGCACTCACACCTCCGACGAGGCCCCCAATAACCTCATGGTCTTGGACGCGGTGCTCCCGCTCCCGCCTCGCCTCGCAGCGGCCGTCGCTGCCTCAGGCGGCGCCCTCCCGGCCCCGTCCGTGTCCGTCTCCCGCGTGGCGCCGCATCGGGGCGAGGTCAACCGCGCGCGCTACATGCCGCAGCGGCCCTTTACGGTGGCCACCAAAACGTGCATGGACGAGGTGCACGTGTACCatctcggcgacggcgacggcagcgggAAAAGCGGCGCCGATGCTGTGCTAAGGGGGCATGATGCGGAGGGTTATGGTTTGGCGTGGAGCCCGATGAAGGAGGGGTGGCTGCTGAGCGGCTCGTATGATAAGAAGATTTGCCTGTGGGATCTTGCCTCTGGGAATGGAGCTCCTGTTCTGGATGCACAACAGGTGTTTGAG GCTCATGAGGATCTTGTTGAAGATGTTGCTTGGCACCTTAAAGATGAAAATATATTTGGATCTGTTGGGGATGACTGCAAGTTGATGATGTGGGACCTGCGTACAAACAAACCAGAACAATATATTGCTGCACACGAAAAGGAG GTCAACTCTCTGTCATTCAATCCATTTAATGAATGGATCTTGGCTACAGCATCTGGAGATGCGACTGTTAAACTATTTGACATGCGAAAATTATCAAGAAGCTTGCACACTTTCGACAGCCATGA GGGGGAGGTGTTTCAGGTTGAATGGAATCCAAATTTGGCTACTGTATTAGCTTCATCTGCTGCAGACAAAAGAGTGATGATATGGGATGTCAACAG GATTGGGGATGAGCAGTCAGAGGAGGATGCAGACGACGGACCACCGGAGCTGCTGTTCGTCCACGGAGGCCACACAGCAAAGATATCGGAGCTGTCATGGAACCCCAGCGAGAAATGGGTCGTTGCCAGCGTGGCTGAAGATAACGTCCTGCAGATCTGGGAGATGGCAGAGAGCATCTACTGTGATGACTACTCTCTGCAGGATAACTGA